One window from the genome of Phycisphaerales bacterium encodes:
- a CDS encoding lysophospholipid acyltransferase family protein, with the protein MPANILPLVTPLGWAILVLALFAFAFFSRWVLDNPRQGDPLIGLAFRFVQVYVRLVHHLEVRGLQHVPKTRRPGPLVVVCNHTAGVDPLLVQSACPFEIRWMMALDMKVAAMDLIWDWADIIFVDRTGKDTVGARDALKHVKQGGVIGVFPEGAIERPHRHILPFHPGVGLIVSRTGAPVLPVVIEGTPQARMPWTSLRMSSHSRITFGPLMRFDDRRYSPAEVAQLLQSWYLDQTGWPTAPTPSTSPAYRG; encoded by the coding sequence GTGCCCGCTAACATCCTCCCCCTCGTGACACCCCTTGGCTGGGCCATCCTCGTCCTTGCCCTGTTCGCCTTCGCGTTCTTCTCGCGCTGGGTGCTGGACAACCCCCGCCAGGGCGACCCCCTCATCGGGCTGGCCTTCCGCTTCGTGCAGGTCTATGTCCGCCTCGTCCACCACCTCGAGGTCCGCGGCCTTCAGCATGTGCCCAAGACCCGCAGGCCCGGGCCGCTGGTCGTCGTGTGCAACCACACGGCCGGCGTCGACCCGCTGCTCGTGCAGTCCGCCTGCCCCTTCGAGATCCGCTGGATGATGGCCCTGGACATGAAGGTCGCGGCCATGGACCTCATCTGGGACTGGGCCGACATCATCTTCGTCGACCGCACCGGCAAGGACACGGTCGGGGCCCGCGACGCGTTGAAACACGTCAAGCAGGGCGGCGTGATCGGCGTCTTCCCCGAGGGCGCCATCGAGCGCCCGCATCGCCACATCCTGCCCTTCCACCCCGGCGTCGGCCTCATCGTCTCGCGCACGGGCGCGCCGGTGCTGCCGGTGGTCATCGAGGGCACGCCCCAGGCCCGCATGCCCTGGACCAGCCTCCGCATGAGCAGCCACAGCCGCATCACCTTCGGCCCGCTGATGCGCTTCGACGACCGCCGCTACTCACCCGCCGAGGTCGCGCAGCTCCTCCAGAGCTGGTACCTCGACCAGACCGGCTGGCCCACGGCCCCCACGCCGAGCACGAGCCCGGCGTACCGGGGATAG
- a CDS encoding amidohydrolase family protein, which yields MRIDGARVVDARNVDASPGSVLVRFEGEVSEVEGRLEGRGFVVAAGESAEVARHPLNAGARVVDRRGCLLIPGLVNAHTHLDLTHIGPMPHDPDGGFRGFVDAVRRGRRVDDEGIAASMREGAAMSLAGGVVAVGDIAGAPMGRPSLAAWRALREVFSVGVSFLEFFAIGRGMEPARERLATLVRENRGEIERLGGMGVRLGVQPHAPTTVDRRVYEWVLSSHEFQGWPVSTHLAETMDEREFVARGTGPQREFLEGLGLWSDEILEEVGRGDSPVQHLAGALGRRRFVCAHLNDVSDADIEVLARMGTSVAYCPRASEYFGAERVFGPHRYRDMMAAGVNVCLGTDSVINLPAGTSRVSTWGEVVRLVERDGLTLREGLAMCTVNGARALGIDEGMFGFAPGGGGFGGLVAVGDEGGTELVYRWR from the coding sequence GTGCGCATCGACGGGGCGCGGGTGGTGGATGCGCGCAACGTGGACGCGTCGCCGGGGTCGGTGCTGGTGCGGTTCGAGGGGGAGGTGTCGGAGGTCGAGGGGCGGCTGGAGGGGCGGGGGTTCGTGGTGGCGGCGGGGGAGAGCGCAGAAGTTGCGCGGCACCCGCTGAATGCGGGGGCGCGGGTGGTGGACCGGCGCGGGTGCCTGCTGATCCCGGGGCTGGTGAACGCGCACACGCACCTGGACCTGACGCACATCGGGCCGATGCCGCATGACCCTGATGGCGGCTTCCGGGGGTTTGTGGATGCGGTGCGGCGGGGGCGGCGGGTGGACGACGAGGGGATCGCGGCCAGTATGCGGGAGGGTGCGGCGATGTCGCTGGCGGGCGGCGTGGTGGCGGTCGGTGATATCGCGGGGGCGCCGATGGGGCGGCCGTCGCTGGCGGCGTGGCGGGCGCTGCGGGAGGTGTTCTCGGTGGGGGTGAGCTTCTTGGAGTTCTTCGCGATCGGTAGGGGGATGGAGCCGGCGCGGGAGAGGCTCGCGACGCTGGTGCGCGAGAACCGCGGCGAGATCGAGCGGCTGGGAGGGATGGGTGTGAGGCTTGGGGTGCAGCCGCACGCCCCCACCACTGTCGACCGGCGGGTGTACGAGTGGGTGCTGTCGTCGCACGAGTTTCAAGGGTGGCCGGTGTCGACGCACCTGGCGGAGACGATGGACGAGCGCGAGTTTGTGGCAAGGGGGACGGGGCCCCAGCGGGAGTTTCTGGAGGGGCTGGGGTTGTGGTCGGACGAGATTCTCGAGGAGGTCGGGCGTGGAGACTCGCCGGTGCAGCATCTGGCGGGAGCACTCGGGCGGCGGCGGTTCGTGTGTGCGCACCTGAACGACGTGTCGGACGCGGACATCGAGGTGTTGGCGCGGATGGGTACGAGCGTGGCGTACTGCCCGCGGGCGTCGGAGTACTTCGGGGCCGAGCGTGTGTTCGGCCCCCACCGCTACCGCGACATGATGGCGGCGGGTGTGAACGTGTGCCTGGGGACGGACTCGGTGATCAACCTGCCGGCGGGGACGTCGCGAGTTTCGACGTGGGGTGAGGTGGTGCGGTTGGTGGAGCGGGATGGGTTGACGCTGCGCGAGGGGCTGGCGATGTGCACGGTGAATGGGGCGCGGGCGCTTGGGATCGACGAGGGGATGTTTGGGTTTGCGCCCGGAGGTGGAGGGTTTGGTGGGTTGGTGGCGGTGGGTGACGAGGGGGGGACGGAGTTGGTGTATCGGTGGAGGTGA
- a CDS encoding Minf_1886 family protein, with translation MSDQFMQDWKFLRDKAGPFPPQAYQFVREGLAHTVKSIHGDAPSMMHDEEGRHVSGQQLCLGLRDFALKQYGRLAKMVLASWNITETGDFGRIVFAMIDAGLMRKTEEDTMEDFQGVFDFDEAFGDLSVKG, from the coding sequence GTGTCCGATCAGTTCATGCAGGATTGGAAGTTCCTCCGCGACAAGGCCGGGCCTTTCCCGCCGCAGGCGTACCAGTTCGTCCGCGAGGGGCTGGCCCACACCGTCAAGTCGATCCACGGCGACGCCCCGTCCATGATGCACGACGAGGAAGGCCGGCACGTCAGCGGGCAGCAGCTGTGCCTGGGCCTGCGCGACTTCGCCCTCAAGCAGTACGGGCGCCTCGCCAAGATGGTGCTCGCGAGCTGGAACATCACCGAGACGGGCGACTTTGGCCGCATCGTCTTCGCGATGATCGACGCGGGGCTCATGCGCAAGACCGAGGAGGACACCATGGAAGACTTCCAGGGCGTGTTCGACTTCGATGAGGCGTTTGGGGACCTCTCGGTGAAGGGGTAG
- the ccsA gene encoding cytochrome c biogenesis protein CcsA, whose protein sequence is MPFANFAAAQLAPAGNAHPQTRLVGEGEGISNPFGASNSDPTKVPTQHQKAEFAAKVDLESLRDLAVLHNGRVKVLDTLARETVFKLTGKRRFVERPAAINTASPGPGGAPTVGQVIFEKVKYDPLFTLLDLSIDPQYYVDKPIIGIDYLNLRRELLEAAFPGDEEKVKHELKAGGVSPLIINAHAGKVASKHPGEEQWARALGEMDQAIGLYVGASRNWDVVAPASKDQAWVHLSRLPEDAPARKAALALGAAWRGLDAAAANAAIATLAAELPKINAEVYPGGRRSLELTYNKANAFEWGFWAYCVSLVALLLAFGTGRKWLAVAGSALLVGAVGLHAFGFITRCIIAERFAIQNQFESMTGVSLFAAALGLVVMLVRRQWLFGAAAAAVGFMVLITATQAGIPGQHIEREAAILNTSVLLKYHVTTVLVSYGLIALGFVCSLFYLGAHYFGSRAGSAQLASGTGGRAASGTPVVAAVAVGDSPTVPRAKLLQDLDTAQMIVLQLAFWTLGVGILLGAWWADHSWGRWWAFDPKETWALLTWIIYLIVIHVRVAAPAKKGLTTAWLSVVGFIVMLWTYFGVNLLLPGLHAYA, encoded by the coding sequence TTGCCCTTTGCGAATTTCGCCGCGGCGCAGCTGGCGCCGGCGGGCAACGCGCACCCGCAGACGCGGCTGGTGGGTGAGGGGGAGGGGATCAGCAACCCGTTCGGGGCGAGCAACAGCGACCCGACGAAGGTGCCCACGCAGCACCAGAAGGCGGAGTTCGCGGCGAAGGTGGACCTGGAGTCGCTGCGGGACTTGGCCGTGCTGCACAACGGACGGGTGAAGGTGCTGGACACGCTGGCGCGGGAGACAGTGTTCAAGTTGACGGGCAAGCGGCGGTTCGTGGAGCGGCCGGCGGCGATCAACACGGCGAGCCCGGGGCCTGGTGGAGCCCCGACGGTCGGGCAGGTGATCTTCGAGAAGGTGAAGTACGACCCGCTGTTCACGCTCTTGGATTTGAGCATTGATCCGCAGTACTACGTGGACAAGCCGATCATCGGGATCGACTACCTGAACCTGCGGCGGGAGCTGCTGGAGGCCGCGTTCCCGGGGGATGAGGAGAAGGTCAAGCACGAGCTGAAGGCGGGTGGCGTGTCGCCGCTGATCATCAACGCGCACGCGGGGAAGGTGGCGAGCAAGCACCCCGGCGAGGAGCAGTGGGCGCGGGCCCTGGGCGAGATGGACCAGGCGATCGGGCTGTACGTGGGGGCTTCGCGGAACTGGGATGTGGTGGCACCGGCGTCGAAGGACCAGGCGTGGGTGCACCTGTCGCGGCTGCCGGAGGATGCGCCGGCCCGCAAGGCGGCGCTGGCGCTGGGGGCGGCGTGGCGCGGGCTGGACGCCGCCGCGGCCAACGCGGCCATCGCGACGCTCGCGGCCGAGTTGCCGAAGATCAACGCGGAGGTCTACCCCGGCGGGCGCCGCTCGCTCGAGCTCACGTACAACAAGGCGAACGCGTTCGAGTGGGGGTTCTGGGCGTACTGCGTGTCGCTGGTGGCGCTGCTGCTGGCGTTCGGCACGGGGCGGAAGTGGCTGGCGGTGGCGGGCTCGGCGCTGCTGGTGGGGGCGGTCGGGCTGCACGCGTTCGGGTTCATCACGCGGTGCATCATCGCGGAGCGGTTCGCAATCCAGAACCAGTTCGAGTCGATGACGGGCGTGTCGCTGTTCGCCGCGGCGTTGGGGCTGGTGGTGATGCTGGTGCGGCGGCAGTGGCTGTTCGGCGCGGCCGCGGCGGCGGTGGGGTTCATGGTGCTGATCACCGCGACGCAGGCGGGGATTCCCGGACAGCACATCGAGCGCGAGGCGGCGATCCTGAACACGAGCGTGCTGCTGAAGTACCACGTGACGACGGTGCTGGTGTCGTATGGATTGATTGCGCTGGGGTTCGTGTGCTCGTTGTTTTATCTGGGGGCGCACTACTTCGGGAGCAGGGCGGGCTCGGCGCAACTGGCGTCCGGCACTGGCGGGCGAGCCGCCAGTGGCACGCCTGTCGTGGCCGCTGTGGCTGTGGGCGACTCCCCCACTGTTCCCCGCGCAAAGCTGCTCCAGGACCTCGACACCGCCCAGATGATCGTGCTGCAGCTGGCGTTCTGGACGCTGGGCGTGGGCATCCTGCTCGGCGCGTGGTGGGCGGACCACTCGTGGGGGCGGTGGTGGGCGTTTGACCCCAAGGAGACGTGGGCGCTGCTGACGTGGATCATCTACCTGATCGTGATCCACGTGCGCGTGGCCGCGCCGGCGAAGAAGGGGCTGACCACGGCGTGGCTTTCGGTGGTGGGCTTTATCGTGATGCTGTGGACGTACTTCGGCGTGAATCTGCTGCTGCCGGGGCTGCACGCGTACGCCTAA
- a CDS encoding DNA-3-methyladenine glycosylase encodes MGSRKSESERLPREFYLVDAATLAQRLIGQRLVRALEDGTRAAGVIVETEAYLGVKDKAAHTFGGRRTARNESMYAIGGTAYVYFTYGMHFCMNVVASEAGDPVAVLLRALEPVEGVQAMRALRTHRPRKTPLKEKDLCSGPGRLCEALAIGRDLNGEDLTTSRRMWIEGGKTYTARDLVRTTRVGIASAEEWVDRPLRWYVRGNVHVSVDAKEVSRGDAGARRKA; translated from the coding sequence GTGGGAAGTCGGAAGTCGGAGTCAGAACGGCTCCCCCGCGAGTTCTACCTCGTGGACGCGGCCACGCTGGCGCAGCGGCTCATTGGGCAGCGGCTGGTGCGCGCGCTCGAGGACGGCACGCGGGCGGCGGGCGTCATAGTCGAAACCGAGGCGTATCTGGGCGTGAAGGACAAGGCCGCGCACACCTTCGGCGGGCGGCGCACGGCCCGGAACGAGTCGATGTACGCCATCGGCGGCACGGCCTACGTGTACTTCACCTACGGCATGCACTTCTGCATGAACGTGGTTGCGAGCGAGGCGGGGGACCCTGTTGCGGTGCTGCTGCGGGCGCTTGAGCCGGTGGAGGGCGTCCAAGCGATGCGTGCTCTGCGCACGCACCGCCCCCGCAAGACGCCGCTCAAGGAAAAGGACCTGTGCAGCGGGCCGGGGCGGTTGTGCGAGGCCCTCGCGATCGGGCGCGACCTCAATGGCGAAGACCTCACCACCAGCCGCCGGATGTGGATCGAGGGTGGAAAGACGTACACGGCCCGCGATCTCGTGCGGACCACCCGCGTCGGGATCGCCTCGGCGGAGGAGTGGGTCGACCGCCCGCTGCGGTGGTACGTGCGGGGGAACGTGCACGTGAGCGTCGATGCGAAGGAGGTTTCTCGCGGAGACGCGGGGGCGCGGAGAAAGGCTTAG
- a CDS encoding AI-2E family transporter: MPPDSDNQHLNPHSPVPPTTAAAANAARVVGSGGGTTPHGGQPLSKLHIWQIQPVRDLLVIGAVILIVWLGHKISIVTVPMLLALLLAYLFEPLVAWAVRRKLFTRRGAAITIILLGAAALIGPVGIGGGFATWQGVRLAGRTVRNVDNLVQSVAHPQDEAALNKLPPAWRDARDRIVEDESLRRQLLPLAGVKPEGAESGEQGAENGERGAESGAEQKPAPQAVPEGALQGPQPAPPQAEHPHASEESDVGRMISWVVSSVRQNAATISQRLVNVGTGIAGQALDVLKAVGGFLFGAFLTAFFFYFFCTGYGEVQKFWEGLIPEKKKGRFIDLVTKMDRVIAGFVRGRLTVAGVQIVVYTVLYSLVGVPAPLIVGPIMGILTIVPYASGIAAPIAMGLMWLDPPGGWRGEWWWIVGGPLVVLMITQFLDDYVLTPMIQGKATNMDTPTILFASIAGGSIAGFYGVLVAIPVAACLKILLKEVFWPRFRAWSEGRAPDVLPIRET, from the coding sequence ATGCCGCCTGACTCCGATAACCAGCACCTCAACCCCCACTCGCCGGTCCCCCCTACCACTGCCGCCGCGGCGAACGCTGCGCGGGTGGTAGGTTCTGGCGGCGGGACCACACCCCACGGCGGGCAGCCGCTCTCCAAGCTCCACATCTGGCAGATTCAGCCGGTGCGGGACCTGCTCGTCATCGGGGCGGTGATCCTGATCGTGTGGCTGGGGCACAAGATTTCGATCGTGACGGTGCCGATGCTGCTGGCGCTCCTGCTGGCGTACCTGTTCGAGCCGCTGGTGGCGTGGGCGGTGCGTCGAAAACTGTTCACGCGGCGGGGGGCGGCCATCACCATCATCCTGCTGGGGGCCGCGGCGTTGATCGGGCCGGTGGGGATCGGCGGCGGCTTCGCCACCTGGCAGGGCGTGCGGCTCGCGGGGCGCACGGTGCGGAACGTGGACAACCTCGTGCAGTCGGTGGCCCACCCGCAGGACGAGGCGGCCCTGAACAAGCTGCCGCCGGCGTGGCGGGACGCGCGCGACCGGATCGTCGAGGACGAGAGTCTGAGGCGGCAGCTGCTGCCGCTGGCGGGGGTCAAGCCGGAGGGGGCGGAGAGCGGAGAGCAGGGAGCGGAGAACGGAGAGCGGGGAGCGGAGAGCGGGGCGGAACAGAAGCCTGCGCCCCAAGCCGTCCCCGAGGGCGCGCTGCAAGGCCCACAGCCCGCGCCGCCGCAGGCCGAGCACCCGCACGCGAGCGAGGAGTCGGACGTCGGGCGGATGATCTCGTGGGTGGTGTCGTCGGTGCGGCAGAACGCGGCGACCATCAGCCAGCGGCTGGTCAACGTGGGCACGGGCATCGCGGGGCAGGCCCTGGACGTGCTCAAGGCCGTGGGCGGCTTCCTGTTCGGCGCGTTCCTCACCGCGTTCTTCTTCTACTTCTTCTGCACGGGCTACGGCGAGGTGCAGAAGTTCTGGGAGGGGCTGATCCCCGAGAAGAAGAAGGGGCGGTTCATCGACCTGGTCACCAAGATGGACCGCGTGATCGCGGGGTTCGTGCGCGGGCGGCTCACGGTCGCTGGCGTGCAGATCGTGGTGTACACGGTGCTGTACTCGCTGGTGGGCGTGCCCGCGCCGCTCATCGTCGGGCCGATCATGGGCATCCTCACCATCGTGCCGTACGCCTCGGGCATCGCGGCCCCGATCGCGATGGGCCTCATGTGGCTGGACCCGCCCGGCGGCTGGCGGGGCGAGTGGTGGTGGATCGTGGGCGGCCCGCTCGTGGTGCTCATGATCACGCAGTTCCTGGATGACTACGTGCTGACGCCGATGATCCAGGGCAAGGCGACCAACATGGACACGCCGACGATCCTGTTCGCGTCCATCGCGGGCGGCTCGATCGCCGGGTTCTATGGCGTGCTGGTGGCGATCCCGGTGGCGGCGTGCCTGAAGATCCTCTTGAAGGAGGTCTTCTGGCCGCGGTTCCGGGCGTGGAGCGAGGGAAGGGCGCCGGACGTGCTGCCGATCCGGGAAACCTAG